CTGGATCATATAGAGCTTCGATTCGAAAGAGCCCCATTTCTTCAAAACCGTATTGTATTACATGTGGTAGAACCTCTGCCATAACCCCTTGTTGCCAATACTCCGGTGTTACTTCAAACCCTACTTCTGCTTTGAAGTGTTCCTTTTCCCAACAGTGATAACCACAGCTTCCGATTATTTTATTTTCATCTTTAGTTGCAATTCCCCAGCGAATGCCTGCGTTGCTCACAAAGCGTTTTTGCCAGTTTTCAATTAATTGAATAGCTTCATCCACATCCGTAAACGTATCCAAATCATAGTACTTTGTTACTTCATCTTTTGAAAAATAATGAAATACTGCATTTGCATCACTTATTTCTATTGAACGCATTAGATAACGTTCTGTCTCTATATGCGGAAAATTATTGAATGTAATCATGAAATCCCTCCTACTAGTTTTATTCGAGAAGAATAATGAAAAATCCTTTGTAGGAGAGGTATTCGTTATTATAATTCTTTAAATTCTTTGTTCAGCATTTAAATATCCAATCAATTCATCCATATCCATTTCTCCAATACTTCCTTCTTTATGCTTTCTCACAGAGACCATACCATGCTCCATTTCCTGGTCTCCAATTATCAACATATACGGATGCTTTTGCAGTGCGGCTTCGCGTATTTTCAAACCAATTTTCTCTATTCGGTCATCCATTTCAACGCGATATCCCTCTTGTTCAAGTCGTTGTTTTACTCCTACTGCATACGAAACATGTGCATCTGCTATAGGTAAAATTTTCACTTGAACAGGTGCCAGCCAAAGTGGAAAGCTTCCTTGAAAATGTTCCAAAAGAATAGCCATAAAACGTTCGATGGATCCATAAATTGCACGGTGAATCATAATTGGTTGATGTAGTTGATTGTCCTCGTCGATATATTGACATTTGAACTTTTCAGGCATTTGAAAATCAAGCTGCACTGTTCCACATTGCCAACTACGTCCAAGAGAATCTAAAATATGAAAATCGATTTTAGGACCATAAAATGCCCCGTCCCCTTCATTTACTTGATAATCTAATTGTTTTTTCTTTAAAACTGATTCAAGCGCTAGCTCTGCTTGATCCCAAACTTCTACTGCACCCATAAAATCTTCTGGACGAGTAGAAAGCTCTATTCTATAGCTAAAACCAAACTCTGAATAAAATTCATCCACTAAATCCAACACTTTATCTATTTCAGTTTCTATTTGTTCCTCACGTACAAAAAGATGTGCATCATCTTGAGTAAATGCTCGAACCCGTAACAGTCCATTTAATGATCCTGATAGTTCATGACGGTGAACTAATCCAAGCTCTGCATAACGAATAGGTAGCTCCCTGTAGCTTCTTTTTTTGCTATTAAAAATAAGTACTGCTCCTGGGCAACTCATTGGCTTAATCGCGTATTTTTGTTCATCTACATCTGAAAAATACATATTTTCATGATAATGATCCCAGTGTCCCGACTTCTCCCAAAGTTCTTGTTTCATCATTATCGGAGTTTTAATCTCTTGATATCCTGCCTTTTGATGCTTCATTCTCCATAAACTTTCAAGCTCATTACGCAACACCATACCTTTTGGCAAATAAAAAGGCATGCCTGGCGCTTCTTCACTAGACATAAATAGTTCTAACTTTTGACCTAATTTCTGATGACTAACTCTTTCTTCTGCTTTTGCTGACATTGTAAATTCCTCCATTTTTTTATTTTATTAAATACAAAAAGACCACACCCATCCCGGCAAAGGGACGAGTGTGGTCGTGGTTCCACCCTAATTCTGCAACACAAAGAATGTATTGCGCTCATACAAGATAACGGTTTTCCCGATTATGGATAATCACATGAATGCTTTCCCCATAATAGCTCCAAGGTGGTAAATCATTCGGTTTCCTTCAGGGCTCTCAGCCAATGACCCTGTTCTCTGATAAGAGAAATGAAAATGATTCATATCCTTTTCTTCGCTTCATTATTTGATTATAAATACAAAAAGACCACACCCATCCCTGGTAAAGGGACGAGTGTGGTCGTGGTTCCACCCTAATTTTGCAACACAAAAAATGTATTGCGCTCATACAAGATAACGGTTTCCCGATTATGGATAATGGCATTCATTGCTTTCCCCATAATAGCTCCAAGGTGGTAAATCATTCGTTTTTCTTCAGGGCTTTCAGCCATTGGCCCTGTTCTCTAATAAGAAAATCGGAAAATAATTCATGTCCTTTTCTTTGCTTGTTAATTTTCTGAAACTGATTTTGATTAGTATATGCAACAAAAAGAAAATCGTCAAGGTCTTTGTTTCCTTATTTTCTTTCCATTCGCTTTGCCAATTGTTGTAAAGGATCCCAAACCCCGTTGTATGGTGGTGCATAGGCAAGATCTAAATCTAATAACTCACTTATCGTCATCTGATGGTAAAGTGCCGTAGCTAACACATCAATTCGTTTATCTACTCCATTTCCACCTATGATTTGGCCTCCTAGTAGTGATTGATCTTCTTTTCGATAGAGTAATTTGATGTGCATCGTTTTCTTACCGGGGAAATAACCCGCAATATCGGTTGCTTGCTGCATAAGTGTCTCGTACGGAATGCCAAGCTGCTCCACTTCTTTTTCAGAAAGCCCAGTTTTACCAAGCGATAAATCAAAAAATTGCATAATGGAAGTTCCAACAATCCCTTTGAATTCTCTTCCATCTTCCATCATATTGAGTCCAGCCAAACGACCTTGCTTGTTAGCTGTAGTACCAAGAGGGATGTAATCATCTTCTTGTTTTATTCGATGAAAATGTGTTGCACAATCTCCTGCTGCATAGATATTTTCCACATTTGTTTCTAAACGAGCATTAACGACGATTGCTCCATTAGGTAGTGTAGTAATTCCGGTATCCTTTAAAAATTCTGTTTTCGGTTTTACACCTATTGCTATTAACACTAAATCGGTTTGGTAGCTTCCTTTGTTCGTTATGACCGACTCTACTCTTTTCCCACCAGCAAACGATTTTACTTCTTCATTCAAGATTACCTCTACATGGTGGTCAGCAGCTTTTTTGTGAATAAAAGTTGCCATGTCTTTATCAAAAATGCCCGCTAATTGATCTCCGCGTTGAATAATTCGCACTTTCTTTCCTAGACTTGCAAAGTTCTCCGCCATTTCTAGACCAATATAACCTCCACCGATAATCGTCACCTGATGTGCATTTTCTAAATCAGCTATAATCTCTTCTGTATTAGGTATTGTTTTAATCGTATGAATTCCAGCTAAATTACTTCCATCCCATTTAGGAATAATTGGACTAGCTCCTGTAGCTATAAGTAGTCGATCATAGTTTACTTCAAATGTATCTTTTGTTTGCAAGATGTTTCCCGATACTGTTTTATTTGCTACATCAATATTGGTTACTTCATATCCCGTCTTTGCGTCAATTCCATACTTACTTCGAAATGTTTCGACGCTTCTTGCAATAACATCCTCAGAAGATGGAACATGCTTTCCAACTACATAAGGTAAACCACATTGTCCATACGAATATATATGTCCTTTTTCGAGTGTAGTAATTTGAGCAGTCGGATCCTTTCGAACAATTTCCATTGCTGCACTCATTCCTGCCGCATCCCCACCAATAATTACGTACTGCATAAATCTCCCTCCCTATAAGTTTCTACCTTCCAATTACTATACCCATAATTACTAATTTGAATTAAAAGGATTCTCACACATAAAAGGAAGGAAGTTTCAGAGTGTGAAAAACCTTTTCTCAATTATTATTCACTTGAGTATCCAAAAAAGTAAGTTCTTCTCCAATCAAGTCGATATCCAATCGTTCAAATAACGGGGAAACACAAGATAATGTGTAGCTTTTTTTCTGAATTACTTTCCAACTATGTTCTTCTAGATTCAACGTTTCTTTTACTGTTGCACTGGAGAATGGAAGAAACGGTTCTAGTATTTGTGAGACATTTGCAATGATGAAAACACAAGTAAGAAGAGTATTATCACATGAATCTTTTTCTTCGTTAATTTGTTTCCATGGTTGCTCTGCATCAAAGTATTTATTCGCAGATCGTATAAAATCAAAGACCTGATCTATCGCTTGTTTAAAGTGTCCTGATTCAATTAACCCTCCAACTATGTCATACAGGCTCTCCATCTTTTCTTTTATTTCAATATTTATCACTCCGCTCGAAATAATCCCACCATATGACTTTTCAATAAATTTCAACGTACGATTGATGAAATTCCCATACGCTCCAAGTAACTCTGAATTATGACTTAAAATAAATTCCCTCCAAGAAAAATCCGCATCCCGGTTTTCCGGTGCATTCGTCGTTAAAAAGTATCTGATTGAATCTGGATGATACTTCTCTAAAATATAAGGCACCCAAACTGCCCAATTTTTACTCGTAGAAAGTTTCTTTTTCTCCAATGTTAAATACTCATTAGAGACAATATGTGTAGGTAAGGAGTGATTGTTAATTCCTAATAATATCGCAGGCCAAATGATTGTATGGAATGGAATATTGTCTTTTCCATGCACATAGTAAGAAGTCGTATTTTCGCTCCAAAATGCTTCGTCATTCGTCCCCTGAAGAGATGCCCATTCCTTACTTGCAGAATAATAACCTGAAACTGCTTCAATCCAAACATATACCTTTTTATCTTCATAACCTATCACAGGTATACCAACACCATTAGGCAAATCCCTAGAAGCCGCTCGGTCAATGAGTCCTTCATGAAGATATCTCTCAGACAAATTTAGTGCATTCTCTCTCCAGTGATGTTTCCTTTTTGCTGTATGAACATACGATTCGAGTTCTTTTTGAAATTGGCTTAAAGCAAAGTAAAAATGCTCTGTTTTTTTCACTATTGGTTCATTTCCGCATATTTTGCATTTTAGATCAAGTAAGTCTAATGGATCTAGAATGGTTGAACAATTATCACATTGATCCCCTCTTGAAGGATGTAAGCAATTCGGGCAAATACCTTCCACGAATCGATCCGGAAGAAATTGATTGTCATACTCACAATATGTTTGATCAATTTCCTTTTTATAAATATGACCGTTTTCGAGCAATGTCAAAAATATTTTTTGGACAATCCGATGATGAAATTCTCCGTCTGTTCGTGTGTATAAATCATAAGTGAACCCTAGATTTGTAAAACATTCTTGAAATTCCTTATGATAACGATTGGCTATTTCTTTAGTTGTTGTACCTTCCTGTTTTGCCCGAATGGATATAGGTGTTCCATTGCAATCACTTCCAGAAACGTATAACACATTTTCTCCTTTTAAACGATAATATCTGGCCAATATATCCCCTGGTAATAAAGCTGCTATATGTCCTAAATGTAACGAGCCATTCGCATAAGGCCAAGCTCCTCCAATAAAAATACTCATTTTCCATCTCCTTTTTATTTTTAAAATTTAACACAAAAAACCCCGTCCTAATAAAAGGACGAGGTTAAACTCGTGGTACCACCTAAATTTATAAACAACTCTCATTGTTTACCTTAGCGAGTATCAAAACATAATACTCCGGCATTTATAACAAGTGCCGATACTTGTCGTAGCTTACTAGTAAGAATACGTTCAGTACGAAGCTCAGAGGCCATTTTCAAATAAGTGTTTTTTGCTTCTTTTCAGCAAACGAAGCTCTCTTTTAAAAAACAACATCACTTTACTTTTCTCTTCAAAGCTTATAAAATATCCATTTATCAGAATATATCAAATACTAAAGGATTAGTAAAGCGAATTTATTAGAATTAAACTTTTTCAAAACCATCCCTAGCTAACTGGGTAATCCCCAAAGAATATTAACGCAAGAGTAGAATCAGAAATTATTGAAGTTCCACATCTACCTTATACAGCACGATCCCAAAAGCGGTGTTTAGCAATTAACTCAATAAAACGAGCAATAAAATTGTTTCCTGCTTCATTCATTAAAACGCCAATTTTTCCAGTTAAACCGAGTTCATCTATAAGTTGGTTGCCGCTAAATGTTGAGGCAATTGGCTTATAATGAGCAAACGCTTCTTTAAGAAAGTAAGATGCTTCTTTTTTATATAGGGAAAATTCGCCTTGTGCACATGCAATGTAGACTGCGTCAAATAAAACTGAGTCGGCTGTTAAGAAAGTATGATCCACCGGCAACTTAGATCCATCATCCCCTTTAATAAATCCTTGATGATCACTTACAATTTCTGGCTGAGTACATTTCGCTTTTAAATCATCTAAAATGGCTGGAAGTTCACTATCAAAACCATCAGTAGCTAAAACCGCAATTTTACGTGTACTATGTGTCATGATTGTATTAAGCTGGCTAAGTGCTGGAGAAGATTTAGTGTTCGTTGATACATTTCTTCCCTGCACTTCTAAACCTAGGTTTTCAGCTACTCGATTTGCTAATCCCAAATCAACTTTTGCAAACATTTCCAACACTTGTTGGCGAACAGATATTTCTTTACATTTTCCTAGCTCGAAGCTGAACGCATTTACAATATGCTCTTTTTCGAGGTCACTCATACTATTCCAAAATAATGTTGCCTGTGAAAAATGATCCTTAAAACTTTCACTTCTTACACGAATTTTACGCCCTTCTATTTTTTCTTGGTAGCTTGCATAACCACCCTCCGCCTCACTTACAGGTGTTGGAGTATTACCAGCAAGAGAGTTTTTATGATAGCTTACTTGCCCTACATTAATCGTTTGTCTACCATACCCATCTCGTTGATTGTTATGGAAAGGACAAACAGGTCGGTTAATCGGAAGCTCGTGGAAGTTTGGTCCTCCTAATCTGATTAATTGTGTGTCTGTGTAAGAAAACAGTCTTCCTTGCAGGAGAGGATCATTTGTAAAGTCTATTCCAGGGACAACATGTCCAGGATGGAAAGCAACTTGTTCCGTTTCCGCAAAAACATTATCTACATTACGGTTCAATGTCATTTTCCCAATAATTTTTACCGGCACTTCTTCCTCTGGCCATAGCTTTGTTGGATCTAAAATGTCAAAATCAAATTGGAACTCATCTTTCTCTTCAATTAGTTGAACTCCTAATTCAAACTCCGGATAATCCCCATTTTCAATAGCTTCATAAAGATCTTGTCGATGGAAGTCTGGATTTTTCCCATTTATTTTCTGGGCTTCATCCCACACAACCGAGTGGACTCCTAGCACTGGCTTCCAATGAAATTTTACAAAATGAGACTTTCCTTCTTCATTAATAAACCGGAATGTATGGACTCCGAATCCTTCCATCATTCGAAAACTTCGAGGAATTGCTCGGTCAGACATTGCCCACATTATCATATGTGCGCTTTCTTGATTGTTTGCGATGAAATCCCAAAAAGTATCATGTGCTGTTGCGGCTTGTGGTATTTCGTTATGTGGTTCAGGTTTCAAGGCATGCACTAAATCGGGAAACTTTATAGCGTCTTGAATGAAAAAAACAGGGATATTATTCCCTACTAAGTCGTAATTTCCTTCTTCTGTATAGAATTTAGTAGCAAAACCTCTAGCATCCCTTGCTAGTTCACCAGATCCTCGAGACCCAGCTACCGTTGAAAACCTTACAAATACAGGAGTTTTTACTCCGGTTGTTTGCAAGAATTTAGCTTTAGTATAATCTTGCATTGATTCATATAATTCGAAAACACCATGCGCCCCATATCCTCTTGCGTGTACAATTCGCTCTGGAATTCGCTCATGGTCAAAGTGAGTCATTTTTTCTCGAAGATGAAAGTCCTCTAGTAATGTAGGACCACGTTCACCAGCTTTTAAGGAAAATTCATCTTCCGAAACTTTTAGCCCTTGGTTTGTGGTCATTGCTTTATCTTTGTCATCTACGCGAAACTGTTCCAATTGTTTATTTTTGCTGTTTTCATTCACCTTGTTATCCAAGCTTATTCCTCCTCTGAATTCGTATCATATTTATCTCTAATACCCTTTGACTCTAGTAAAAAACATTTTTAAAGGAAAAAAAAACTAGCAGACAACAAAAAAACGGATGAAGATTCACTCTTCATCCGTTTCTATTTATCTTTCTATTCGAATGACAGCCCTTTTTCTGCAAGAGCAGTTTGAAGCCGGTTTTTCCAATACCATGGAGTTCCATAATCTCTGCTTTCGTAAACTTGGACAATTGCTCAAAATTCTCAATTCCTACTCCTGCAAGTGCACGTTGCCCTGGCTTAGCTAGTATTCCTTGAAAATCATTTTTAGTCGTCATTATACACTCTCCTCATATTAAGGTTAGCCCATAATATTATATCCAGAATCCACGTAAACGATTTCTCCTGTTACACCTCTAGATAAATTACTTAGCAGTGCAACTGTCATATCTCCTACTTCTTCTGCTGTAACATTGCGTTTTAAAGGAGATGTTTCTTCAATTTTATGCAAAATAGTATTAAAAGAAGAGATTCCTTTTGCCGCTAGTGTACGAACAGCTCCAGCAGAGATAGCATTGACACGAATATTATTTTTCCCAAGATCTAACGCCAAATATTTAACAGAAGCCTCTAATGATGCTTTTGCAATTCCCATTACGTTATATCCTTCCAACACGCGCTCTGCTCCTAAATAACTCATTGTAACAATAGAGCCACCTTCAGTCATGAAAGGAGCCGCTTCTCTAGCCGCAGCAATTAGTGAATACGCACTCGTGTCTTGTGCAAACGCATAACCTTCTCTAGAAGTATTAATAAAATCATTCTTCAAGTCTTCCGCATTTGCAAAAGCAACCGAGTGGACAACCCCGTGGATTACTCCTACTTCTTTCCCAATCAATTCGAAAGCGGCTTTCATGCTTTCATCACTATTAACATCACACTCAACTACTAGTTTTGCTTCCAAATTATTATCATTTAAAGCTTTTTCAATTTTACTTAAAGAACGTTCTTTACGATAAGTGAAAATGACGTTTGCGCCAACTTCAAATAGTGATTTAGCCACTCCCCAAGCAAGACTACGTTCATTTGCAACACCCATTACAACTATATTTTTATCTTTTAATTGAATTAAATCTTTCATATAAACCTCCCATTTATTATCGCAATATACTATACCTATTATTAGTACCAGTTACTAATTTTATCTTATCATATTTCCTTCCTTTTGTACTATTCTCTCTCCTATTTTCGTTTTGATTTTTCAATTGAATGATGTACTATTATGTCAATTAGTAGAGTAATCTTGGAGAAATAGAGGTGCGTTACATGAAGCTCTTGATAGTGGAGGATGATAGGCTCTTGGCTGAAAGTGTGCAGGATATGGTTAGTGAGTGGTACGAAGTCCGCATGGCGCATAACGGCGAAGATGGGTTATTTATGGCGGAGCAAAACGTTGATGATATTATACTTTTAGATGTCATGATGCCAGGTTTGAACGGTTATGAGGTTGTTGAAGCTATTCGTAAAAAAGGAATTATGACACCAGTTCTTATGCTAACTGCAAAGGATGGTATATCAGATAAAGTGAAAGGCTTTGAAACAGGAGCTGATGATTACTTAGTGAAGCCTTTCCATCGGGATGAACTACTGGTTCGATTGCAATCACTCGTTAGACGCTCCAATAATCAAATAAAGATTAATACATTAACTTTTGAGGATTTGCTGCTTGATTTAACAAATAAGCAGGCATCCATTAATGGTGAACAAATTCAATTGAATGGTCGCCAATTCGATGTATTAGAATTTCTTGTTAAAAATCAAGGAACAATCGTGACGAAAGAGCAACTTTTTGACCGTGTTTGGGGGTTTGACTCCGAAACTTCTCAAACAGTCGTAGAAGTATATGTGAGTCATGTTCGCAAGAAACTTAAACCATTTGGATATGATGAAAATTTCCGTACATTCCGCGGACTGGGCTATATGCTAAATAAGGGTGCTCCACATGTATAGGAACCAAATGATTAAAAAGCAGCAAAATAGACTTGCACTATTGAATTTTGTAGCTTTCACAATTATTTTTTCTATTTTTTCTTTTATTATTTATCAACTCGTGGAAGGAACATTATACTCTTCAGTGGATAATGAATTAAAAATGGCAAAGCAGATGGAAGAAAGGCCTGGAAATAGACCCCCTCGTCCCTTCAACCCCAGAATGATTGTGCTAGTTAGAGATGATGCAGGAAATATTTTAAATGGCGAACAAATTGGCACGAGATTTTTAAATGACTTCTCAGGAGATATTCCTTTTTTACCGGACACTGTAGATTCAATTCAAACGACCAAAATTGGTAGTGATTATGTATTTCGTTCACTGCTTTATGAAAATAGTAACGGTACTTTCACAGAGTTATTAATCAGTATCGAAGCAGAACAAAATGTAATTGGTAACTTTATCGAAATACTCGCTACTTGTACGATTATATTCGTACTTCTTTCCATTACTGCGAGCTATGTTCTTGCAAAACGATCAATGAAACCAATTATTAATTCATGGAATAAGCAATCAGAATTTGTCGAAAATGCATCACATGAATTACGTACCCCCCTTACCATTATTCAAAGCAAGCTAGAGCATCTATTAACAAAACCAAATGCTACTATTATGGAACAATTTGAGTCGATTGGGCTTAGTCTTTCCGAAACTAGAAGAATGACCAAAATGACG
The nucleotide sequence above comes from Psychrobacillus glaciei. Encoded proteins:
- a CDS encoding GNAT family N-acetyltransferase, with the translated sequence MITFNNFPHIETERYLMRSIEISDANAVFHYFSKDEVTKYYDLDTFTDVDEAIQLIENWQKRFVSNAGIRWGIATKDENKIIGSCGYHCWEKEHFKAEVGFEVTPEYWQQGVMAEVLPHVIQYGFEEMGLFRIEALYDPENTASKKTLEKAGFIYEGTLRKSSFEKGRFCDASVCSILKDEYKKYE
- the fabI gene encoding enoyl-ACP reductase FabI, producing MKDLIQLKDKNIVVMGVANERSLAWGVAKSLFEVGANVIFTYRKERSLSKIEKALNDNNLEAKLVVECDVNSDESMKAAFELIGKEVGVIHGVVHSVAFANAEDLKNDFINTSREGYAFAQDTSAYSLIAAAREAAPFMTEGGSIVTMSYLGAERVLEGYNVMGIAKASLEASVKYLALDLGKNNIRVNAISAGAVRTLAAKGISSFNTILHKIEETSPLKRNVTAEEVGDMTVALLSNLSRGVTGEIVYVDSGYNIMG
- a CDS encoding catalase, with the protein product MSLDNKVNENSKNKQLEQFRVDDKDKAMTTNQGLKVSEDEFSLKAGERGPTLLEDFHLREKMTHFDHERIPERIVHARGYGAHGVFELYESMQDYTKAKFLQTTGVKTPVFVRFSTVAGSRGSGELARDARGFATKFYTEEGNYDLVGNNIPVFFIQDAIKFPDLVHALKPEPHNEIPQAATAHDTFWDFIANNQESAHMIMWAMSDRAIPRSFRMMEGFGVHTFRFINEEGKSHFVKFHWKPVLGVHSVVWDEAQKINGKNPDFHRQDLYEAIENGDYPEFELGVQLIEEKDEFQFDFDILDPTKLWPEEEVPVKIIGKMTLNRNVDNVFAETEQVAFHPGHVVPGIDFTNDPLLQGRLFSYTDTQLIRLGGPNFHELPINRPVCPFHNNQRDGYGRQTINVGQVSYHKNSLAGNTPTPVSEAEGGYASYQEKIEGRKIRVRSESFKDHFSQATLFWNSMSDLEKEHIVNAFSFELGKCKEISVRQQVLEMFAKVDLGLANRVAENLGLEVQGRNVSTNTKSSPALSQLNTIMTHSTRKIAVLATDGFDSELPAILDDLKAKCTQPEIVSDHQGFIKGDDGSKLPVDHTFLTADSVLFDAVYIACAQGEFSLYKKEASYFLKEAFAHYKPIASTFSGNQLIDELGLTGKIGVLMNEAGNNFIARFIELIAKHRFWDRAV
- a CDS encoding sensor histidine kinase is translated as MYRNQMIKKQQNRLALLNFVAFTIIFSIFSFIIYQLVEGTLYSSVDNELKMAKQMEERPGNRPPRPFNPRMIVLVRDDAGNILNGEQIGTRFLNDFSGDIPFLPDTVDSIQTTKIGSDYVFRSLLYENSNGTFTELLISIEAEQNVIGNFIEILATCTIIFVLLSITASYVLAKRSMKPIINSWNKQSEFVENASHELRTPLTIIQSKLEHLLTKPNATIMEQFESIGLSLSETRRMTKMTSNLLTLARADSLEQQLQKESVNISELVTEVAQPFIEMAELEEKELIVQTHNDHAILADKVRIHQLLIILLDNALKYTNATDKIYIVVKNVPEQVIIEVNDTGIGIKPENLPRVFDRFYREDTARAFESAGTGLGLSIAQWIVESHNGSIHVFSNRQKGTVFQVTLPANR
- a CDS encoding helix-hairpin-helix domain-containing protein, encoding MTTKNDFQGILAKPGQRALAGVGIENFEQLSKFTKAEIMELHGIGKTGFKLLLQKKGCHSNRKINRNG
- the thrS gene encoding threonine--tRNA ligase, with the translated sequence MEEFTMSAKAEERVSHQKLGQKLELFMSSEEAPGMPFYLPKGMVLRNELESLWRMKHQKAGYQEIKTPIMMKQELWEKSGHWDHYHENMYFSDVDEQKYAIKPMSCPGAVLIFNSKKRSYRELPIRYAELGLVHRHELSGSLNGLLRVRAFTQDDAHLFVREEQIETEIDKVLDLVDEFYSEFGFSYRIELSTRPEDFMGAVEVWDQAELALESVLKKKQLDYQVNEGDGAFYGPKIDFHILDSLGRSWQCGTVQLDFQMPEKFKCQYIDEDNQLHQPIMIHRAIYGSIERFMAILLEHFQGSFPLWLAPVQVKILPIADAHVSYAVGVKQRLEQEGYRVEMDDRIEKIGLKIREAALQKHPYMLIIGDQEMEHGMVSVRKHKEGSIGEMDMDELIGYLNAEQRI
- a CDS encoding FAD-dependent oxidoreductase — translated: MQYVIIGGDAAGMSAAMEIVRKDPTAQITTLEKGHIYSYGQCGLPYVVGKHVPSSEDVIARSVETFRSKYGIDAKTGYEVTNIDVANKTVSGNILQTKDTFEVNYDRLLIATGASPIIPKWDGSNLAGIHTIKTIPNTEEIIADLENAHQVTIIGGGYIGLEMAENFASLGKKVRIIQRGDQLAGIFDKDMATFIHKKAADHHVEVILNEEVKSFAGGKRVESVITNKGSYQTDLVLIAIGVKPKTEFLKDTGITTLPNGAIVVNARLETNVENIYAAGDCATHFHRIKQEDDYIPLGTTANKQGRLAGLNMMEDGREFKGIVGTSIMQFFDLSLGKTGLSEKEVEQLGIPYETLMQQATDIAGYFPGKKTMHIKLLYRKEDQSLLGGQIIGGNGVDKRIDVLATALYHQMTISELLDLDLAYAPPYNGVWDPLQQLAKRMERK
- the metG gene encoding methionine--tRNA ligase, yielding MSIFIGGAWPYANGSLHLGHIAALLPGDILARYYRLKGENVLYVSGSDCNGTPISIRAKQEGTTTKEIANRYHKEFQECFTNLGFTYDLYTRTDGEFHHRIVQKIFLTLLENGHIYKKEIDQTYCEYDNQFLPDRFVEGICPNCLHPSRGDQCDNCSTILDPLDLLDLKCKICGNEPIVKKTEHFYFALSQFQKELESYVHTAKRKHHWRENALNLSERYLHEGLIDRAASRDLPNGVGIPVIGYEDKKVYVWIEAVSGYYSASKEWASLQGTNDEAFWSENTTSYYVHGKDNIPFHTIIWPAILLGINNHSLPTHIVSNEYLTLEKKKLSTSKNWAVWVPYILEKYHPDSIRYFLTTNAPENRDADFSWREFILSHNSELLGAYGNFINRTLKFIEKSYGGIISSGVINIEIKEKMESLYDIVGGLIESGHFKQAIDQVFDFIRSANKYFDAEQPWKQINEEKDSCDNTLLTCVFIIANVSQILEPFLPFSSATVKETLNLEEHSWKVIQKKSYTLSCVSPLFERLDIDLIGEELTFLDTQVNNN
- a CDS encoding response regulator transcription factor, with the protein product MKLLIVEDDRLLAESVQDMVSEWYEVRMAHNGEDGLFMAEQNVDDIILLDVMMPGLNGYEVVEAIRKKGIMTPVLMLTAKDGISDKVKGFETGADDYLVKPFHRDELLVRLQSLVRRSNNQIKINTLTFEDLLLDLTNKQASINGEQIQLNGRQFDVLEFLVKNQGTIVTKEQLFDRVWGFDSETSQTVVEVYVSHVRKKLKPFGYDENFRTFRGLGYMLNKGAPHV